A window of the Isosphaera pallida ATCC 43644 genome harbors these coding sequences:
- a CDS encoding ROK family protein, which translates to MMRSDKTAMSSHAKKLAPGEWLVGVEIGGTKLQLGLGRDTGDLKAIRRVGVDPAGGARGILEQIAFELDQLIHGANLDFAAVAAVGVGFGGPVDRLGGTVRNSYQIEGWTQFDLRSWFQGRFHGRRGQPPPVVLLNDADAAALGEARWGCGKGCSPLVYVTVGSGVGGGLVIDGALCPGSIQGPGAMELGHLRIARANNQELEAVASGWALASRAKARWHEAGASTLRDLVDGDVESVTGEIVGIAAGLGDPVCREVVEQAVDAMVEALTAVVVLIGPQRIILGGGVSLMEEDLWIKPIEQGLRREVPAMFRDTIDLVRPKLGDHVVLHGAIAAAHDVWEQVASSYRT; encoded by the coding sequence ATGATGCGATCCGACAAGACTGCGATGTCCTCCCACGCCAAAAAGCTTGCGCCTGGAGAGTGGTTGGTGGGAGTGGAGATTGGCGGGACCAAACTTCAGTTGGGCCTGGGCCGAGACACTGGAGACTTGAAGGCGATCCGCCGGGTGGGAGTCGATCCGGCCGGTGGTGCTCGGGGAATCCTCGAACAAATCGCCTTCGAGTTGGATCAATTGATTCATGGCGCGAATTTGGACTTTGCGGCGGTTGCGGCGGTTGGCGTCGGCTTTGGTGGACCGGTTGACCGCCTCGGCGGCACGGTTCGGAATTCTTATCAAATCGAGGGCTGGACTCAATTCGATCTGCGGTCCTGGTTCCAAGGTCGGTTTCACGGGCGTCGCGGCCAACCGCCCCCGGTCGTCCTTCTCAACGACGCCGACGCCGCCGCGCTTGGGGAGGCGCGATGGGGTTGCGGAAAAGGATGCTCACCCCTCGTCTACGTGACCGTCGGCAGTGGCGTTGGCGGTGGTTTGGTGATTGATGGGGCGTTGTGTCCAGGTTCGATTCAAGGACCGGGAGCAATGGAGTTGGGCCACCTGCGGATTGCGCGGGCCAACAATCAGGAGTTAGAGGCGGTCGCCTCGGGATGGGCTCTGGCGAGTCGAGCCAAAGCGAGGTGGCACGAAGCCGGCGCTTCGACACTTCGCGATCTGGTGGACGGTGATGTGGAGTCGGTGACCGGGGAAATCGTGGGGATCGCGGCGGGCTTGGGCGACCCCGTTTGCCGGGAGGTGGTGGAACAGGCCGTGGACGCGATGGTCGAAGCGCTAACGGCGGTGGTGGTTCTCATCGGTCCGCAACGCATCATTCTGGGCGGTGGTGTCTCATTGATGGAGGAGGATCTTTGGATCAAGCCGATCGAACAAGGCTTGCGTCGAGAGGTTCCCGCCATGTTTCGGGACACGATTGACCTTGTCCGCCCCAAACTTGGGGACCATGTGGTTCTTCATGGCGCGATCGCTGCCGCCCATGATGTTTGGGAACAAGTCGCGTCCTCATATCGGACCTAG